A single region of the Syngnathoides biaculeatus isolate LvHL_M chromosome 17, ASM1980259v1, whole genome shotgun sequence genome encodes:
- the shroom3 gene encoding protein Shroom3 isoform X1, with product MSGSFPGMDDGRAGLQKVAGGGRGGGWTLVEAQLQGGAPWGFTLQGGLEHGEPLVISKVEEGGKADSLECPLQVGDEIIIINDIELTGYRQEAIALVKGSYKTLQITVRREFDAGYGEEFGSPPPSYLPPFSAPSPPPLSCTSPQPHQQQQKQTTRRCRPCSTGGVQLRIKNRKLRKKQKKAALGRSEGALCRSPSEASVNNLASGLISRVLRFTSRRSEPVSRPHSWHSTKVGEGQQESDQEGMDTMSSAWHHNYHASSASTTDLSGGFESDGGYLRKSPDQYSSRGSMESLDPPQSAHFQHHHTLGHHSHSGPHHAYSSCQQLSSSRSSNSIDHLNSKRDSAYSSFSTSSSIPEYLASAPTFSPERSYSLEAVPQREGSGGMQQADMRYIRTVYSAQQGLSQEQELSSPSALSSRNGDSRSGEGVKGAQSRDPPGGVCYRGSSSGGNSNSALAANRHSVGPIWAPGTSQSSYENLKGAPAPPRRSDSYAAIKNHERPNSWSSVEQPRAINRSLQKGSYHHSSGPVASSSAKGSCITEGQLHTVIEKSPESSPTTKPRQGFPPPGSPSGPSTNLSSPVPPSGCLILPTGMYPVPQPEPQYAQIPSSSPMSLSLGLYPALANNSNRQQQQGLQNSRGQEEEATEQWRDVKVTSVEKGHQMNISSPYPNSLVPIVATMPCRTHESDRNQQEDKNCRHNRPFPTEGRSETQAGASMFHRQQGPQSHSPHHLHLHSNQGAYNQMLQEQDFRSLQIPSTPAHGPTGQPEGLIRRSMDQSNVHPEAMSYSRVAQGQVLPSHSLVHPQHSPSSSSSSTSSSTLASLRHHSDSAALHYHHLEQKEHNRDKEHPLTRLENALVEVQRCTSPNTDVSPSSHDNNTVGEGIQGPTRSLSVLERVSRFEHCDRAGKQRSYSINHGQHKNALSRVTDNAHGSACGAEDLRSMLERSTSKAHRTMSYRGGSINYKKDRTAPDPSSALERSLSSLQLDGSREENERKTSRKPDVQEILQETSFHRSYRNSLKDAQSKVLRSTSLRHNFSPVRPSRVASSSNSSSPHQPLPSLGNHPTSEKKGPKTMPKPMSIVISVPATSPHTPKERHVVSPEIRGPSPPALPSVPPVGPPTLLRICGRRRLTADQKKRSYSEPDSMNEIGISDPETSGLFKLGGETSVADRRKMFELGFANNAISRPDLRQLQQVAVAQYVQRKRSEKKDEGRERSGPRRLSAYLQSEKNYHSDSLSLSSTSSLLSVQDSGLDRSLYSNERRHYSSPGPDMQSIQSNLYSPGRVTTPRPPLHLPSRENSPPERHTTSTHHPSNYIQESVSNKGSPIPPKDSQEPQQNWVAPKQTSGSLAMVGSILGSGKSASVEELLERSEERLPNHARSRSSPTLERLNKVSLSDQVKMFDAYVSDPERCAKTEDSVGENKPTEGLTSPQMSLNNPQNTQPADAPPAFSHSPVPLRDRQRQRNSERQRAHSMSSLAASVGLPCPLSSACGSQDRGGIEWQSSQGLSQADLDNITFPASPRSILAENAGSTKGGAVSLDGHLDSFVVEKPTRHSLSDACVLEDITKEAHRERLFSLERRGGPCEENKQVSSVTTSTRDKEHNENIELRPLATSTGLFRDDLDEVFLLNPPSTSPSLSIKETNINEDFPLPPQPLLELDQKNSAQIAGSLSSLLPSSKPRSSTLTSTTSSLESPQFDNTLNLEYQPLLRREKTMEEMQVEMLAKQLVMQDRSLTTILGTWQGKSPVELVEEIFQNSRLGAKVPWHAIGSPLNDRVEDGVKTEVNCRTEMEEEKDLNSRKAELCEALRSSLVVMHQEKEALCEEMRCHQALGTSIDSLVYKLCKINERDKYSMFIGDLEKIVNLLLSLCNRLSRVDKSLIALQQEELQKKDASQERDSLNHKRSQLLSQTEDACELKENLDRRQRVVQAILRGYLTEPQLQDYRQFVSTKPSLLIRQRDLDDLIRQREEQLTRLAETLPPELAAAQDWLRGSLRLSSSPISCSSPFPQLLSSSLIPGHAHTARSTTVTSL from the exons GAAGCTCCggaagaagcagaagaaagCGGCACTGGGCCGGTCCGAGGGGGCGCTTTGTCGCTCACCGTCGGAGGCCAGCGTCAACAACCTGGCGAGTGGCCTCATTTCCAGAGTCCTCAGATTCACATCCAG ACGCAGTGAGCCGGTATCTCGTCCTCACTCGTGGCATTCAACAAAAGTGGGTGAAGGTCAGCAGGAGTCAGATCAGGAAGGGATGGACACCATGAGCAGTGCCTGGCATCACAATTACCATGCAAG CAGTGCCTCCACCACTGACCTCTCAGGCGGGTTTGAGTCGGATGGCGGCTACTTGAGGAAGAGTCCTGACCAGTACAGCTCAAGAGGCAGCATGGAGAGCCTGGATCCTCCTCAGTCTGCGCACTTCCAGCATCACCACACACTGGGCCATCACTCCCACAGTGGGCCTCACCATGCCTATTCCTCCTGCCAACAGCTATCCTCTTCCAG GTCCTCCAACAGCATTGACCACCTCAACAGCAAGCGAGACTCTGCATACTCCTCCTTCTCCACCAGCTCCAGCATCCCAGAGTACCTTGCTTCTGCTCCGACATTCAGTCCCGAGCGCTCCTATTCACTGGAGGCTGTGCCCCAAAGAGAAGGAAGTGGTGGAATGCAACAAGCTGACATGCGTTACATCCGGACAGTTTACAGTGCCCAGCAGGGGCTCTCTCAGGAGCAGGAATTGAGCTCTCCGTCAGCTTTATCATCACGTAACGGTGATTCTAGAAGTGGAGAAGGAGTGAAAGGAGCGCAAAGCAGAGATCCACCAG GTGGAGTCTGTTACCGTGGCAGCAGCAGCGGAGGTAATAGCAATAGTGCGCTGGCTGCAAACAGGCACAGTGTTGGTCCTATTTGGGCTCCTGGAACCAGTCAGAGCTCTTATGAGAACCTGAAGGGGGCACCTGCTCCACCGCGACGCAGCGACAGCTATGCAGCCATCAAAAACCATGAGAGGCCCAACTCTTGGTCCAGTGTGGAGCAGCCCCGGGCAATTAACAG ATCTCTGCAGAAGGGTTCCTATCATCACTCCAGTGGACCAGTTGCCTCAAGTTCAG CTAAAGGCTCATGCATCACTGAGGGACAGCTCCACACGGTCATAGAAAAGAGTCCAGAGAGCAGCCCCACCACAAAACCCCGACAGGGTTTTCCCCCACCTGGTTCGCCTTCTGGACCTTCCACAAACCTCTCAAGCCCAGTTCCCCCGTCAGGCTGCCTGATTCTGCCCACAGGAATGTACCCTGTACCCCAACCGGAGCCCCAGTATGCACAGATACCCAGTTCAAGTCCCATGTCACTCTCCTTGGGACTCTATCCTGCACTGGCTAACAACAGCAACCGGCAGCAGCAGCAAGGCCTGCAGAATTCCAGAGGACAAGAGGAGGAAGCAACTGAGCAATGGAGAGATGTAAAAGTGACATCTGTCGAAAAAGGTCATCAAATGAACATTTCATCACCATACCCCAACTCACTTGTTCCAATAGTTGCCACAATGCCGTGCAGAACACATGAGTCAGACAG GAATCAACAAGAGGATAAGAATTGTAGACACAACAGACCCTTTCCTACTGAAGGGAGATCCGAGACGCAAGCAGGGGCCAGTATGTTTCACCGGCAACAGGGGCCTCAGTCTCACAGCCCCCATCACCTTCATTTGCATTCTAACCAAGGAGCCTACAACCAAATGTTACAAGAACAAGATTTTCGAAGTCTCCAAATCCCGTCAACTCCAGCTCATGGGCCAACGGGACAGCCTGAGGGCCTAATTAGAAG ATCAATGGACCAATCCAATGTTCATCCTGAGGCAATGTCATATTCTCGAGTTGCCCAGGGACAAGTGCTACCTTCTCATTCACTAGTTCACCCTCAGCACTCcccctcgtcgtcgtcctcctccacctcctcttccACTCTGGCCTCTCTCCGTCACCACAGTGACTCAGCAGCACTTCATTACCATCACTTGGAGCAGAAAGAGCACAACAGAGACAAAGAACACCCGCTGACCCGTCTAGAGAATGCCCTTGTAGAGGTGCAGCGTTGTACCAGCCCCAACACTGATGTCTCTCCCAGTAGTCATGACAACAATACAGTGGGTGAGGGCATCCAGGGACCCACCCGTAGTCTCTCAGTCCTAGAGAGGGTCAGTCGCTTTGAGCATTGTGACAGAGCAGGAAAGCAACGTAGTTACAGCATCAATCACGGTCAACACAAAAACGCTTTATCTAgg GTGACGGACAATGCCCATGGTTCCGCCTGTGGAGCAGAAGACCTCAGAAGCATGCTAGAAAGAAGCACCAGCAAAGCCCATAGAACTATGAGCTATAGAGGAGGCAGCATCAACTACAAGAAAGACAG gacTGCACCTGATCCTAGTTCAGCCCTGGAGAGAAGCCTCAGCAGCCTCCAGCTGGATGGATCcagggaagaaaatgaaagaaagaccTCTCGGAAACCAGATGTCCAGGAAATTTTGCAGGAAACGTCCTTCCACAG ATCTTACAGGAATTCATTGAAAGATGCACAGTCCAAGGTCCTACGTTCCACCTCCTTGAGACACAATTTCTCACCCGTTCGTCCCTCTCGTGTAGCTTCTTCTTCCAATTCCTCCTCACCACATCAGCCTTTGCCTTCCCTGGGCAACCACCCCACCTCGGAGAAGAAAGGCCCTAAAACAATGCCCAAACCAATGAGCATTGTTATCTCTGTCCCAGCCACATCCCCTCACACTCCAAAGGAGCGGCATGTAGTCAGCCCAGAGATACGAGGCCCAAGTCCCCCGGCTTTGCCCAGCGTCCCACCAGTTGGACCTCCTACTCTGTTGCGAATCTGCGGACGCAGACGTCTGACTGCAGACCAGAAGAAACGTTCCTATTCTGAGCCAGACAGCATGAATGAAATTGGGATTTCAGATCCGGAGACATCTGGTCTCTTCAAACTTGGAGGAG AGACCAGTGTGGCTGACCGTCGGAAGATGTTTGAACTTGGCTTTGCCAACAACGCCATATCAAGGCCTGATTTGCGCCAGCTTCAGCAAGTTGCTGTGGCTCAgtatgtgcagaggaagagaagtgaaaaaaaagatgagggaaGAGAAAGAAGTGGCCCTAGGCGTCTCAGCGCTTATCTACAGTCGGAAAAAAACTACCATTCAG ACAGCCTCAGCCTCTCCTCTACCTCCAGCCTGCTTTCTGTCCAAGACTCTGGGCTGGATCGCAGCCTTTACTCGAATGAGAGGCGTCACTACTCTTCTCCTGGACCTGACATGCAAAGTATTCAGTCTAACTTGTACTCCCCAGGCAGAGTGACCACTCCAAGGCCTCCGTTACACCTACCATCACG TGAGAATTCCCCACCAGAACGCCACACCACCAGCACCCACCACCCTTCTAATTACATTCAGGAGTCAGTCTCCAATAAAGGGAGTCCAATTCCACCAAAAGATTCACAAGAGCCTCAACAGAACTGGGTTGCGCCCAAGCAGACAAGCGGGTCTTTGGCAATGGTTGGGTCGATCCTGGGCTCCGGCAAATCCGCCTCCGTTGAAGAGCTTTTGGAGCGATCAGAGGAAAGGCTTCCAAACCACGCCCGCTCTCGGTCTTCCCCTACTCTGGAGAGACTGAATAAG gTCTCGCTATCAGATCAGGTGAAGATGTTTGATGCCTACGTGTCTGATCCTGAACGCTGCGCTAAGACGGAGGACAG CGTTGGGGAAAACAAGCCGACAGAGGGCCTCACATCTCCTCAAATGTCACTGAACAATCCTCAGAACACCCAGCCTGCTGATGCTCCTCCAG CCTTCTCCCACTCCCCAGTTCCACTGAGGGACAGACAGCGTCAGAGGAACAGTGAGCGTCAGCGGGCCCATAGCATGTCCTCTCTAGCAGCCTCAGTTGGTCTTCCTTGCCCTCTCTCCTCTGCATGTGGTTCTCAGGACAGAGGTGGCATTGAGTGGCAGTCCAGTCAGGGTTTAAGTCAAGCCGACCTGGACAACATCACTTTCCCAGCAAGCCCCCGCAGCATCTTAGCTGAAAATGCTGGCAGCACGAAAGGTGGCGCTGTCAGCCTTGATGGCCACCTTGACTcgtttgtggtggaaaaaccaACGAGGCACAGTTTGAGTGATGCTTGTGTTTTAGAAGACATTACAAAGGAGGCTCACAGAGAGAGGTTATTTAGTTTAGAGCGAAGAGGAGGGCCttgtgaagaaaacaaacaagtctCTTCAGTGACGACATCCACACGAGACAAGGAGCACAATGAGAATATCGAGTTGCGTCCATTAGCAACATCTACAGGACTATTTAGGGATGACTTGGATGAGGTATTTCTGCTGAATCCTCCATCTACATCACCTTCTCTATCGATCAAAGAGACAAATATCAACGAAGACTTCCCTCTGCCACCCCAACCTCTCCTTGAGTTGGACCAGAAAAACTCTGCACAGATTGCAGGAAG CCTATCAAGCCTCCTGCCATCCTCAAAGCCACGATCCTCCACCCTCACATCCACGACTTCTAGCCTGGAGAGCCCACAGTTTGACAACACACTTAACCTTGAGTACCAGCCCCTGCTCAGGAGAGAGAAGACAATGGAAGAGATGCAAGTGGAGATGCTGGCAAAGCAGCTG GTAATGCAGGATCGCTCTCTGACAACCATCCTAGGAACATGGCAGGGTAAATCACCTGTTGAGCTTGTGGAGGAAATCTTTCAAAACAGCAGACTCGGTGCTAAAGTGCCATGGCATGCCATAGGTAGCCCATTAAATGACAG GGTAGAGGATGGTGTCAAAACGGAAGTCAATTGCAGGACTGaaatggaggaggagaaagaccTCAACAGCAGGAAG GCGGAGCTGTGCGAGGCTCTGAGGTCCAGTCTGGTGGTTATGCACCAAGAGAAGGAAGCGTTGTGCGAGGAGATGAGGTGTCACCAGGCACTCGGGACTAGCATTGACTCTCTGGTTTATAAACTATGCAAAATAAATGAGAGGGACAAGTACAGCATGTTCATAG GAGATCTTGAGAAAATTGTGAACTTGCTGCTGTCACTGTGTAACCGGCTGTCAAGGGTTGACAAATCTTTGATCGCTTTGCAACAAGAAGAGCTCCAAAAGAAGGACGCTTCACAGGAGCGG GACTCCCTCAATCATAAGCGTTCTCAGCTCCTCAGTCAAACAGAGGATGCCTGCGAACTGAAGGAAAACCTGGACCGGCGTCAGCGCGTTGTTCAGGCCATCTTGCGAGGCTACCTCACTGAACCCCAGCTCCAAGACTACCGCCAATTTGTCAGCACCAAACCCTCCCTGCTCATTCGCCAACGGGACCTCGATGACCTCATACGTCAGCGCGAGGAGCAGCTCACGAGGCTGGCAGAGACCCTCCCGCCCGAGCTGGCGGCGGCTCAAGATTGGTTGAGAGGATCTTTGCGTTTGTCATCGAGCCCAATCTCTTGCTCCTCCCCCTTCCCAcagctgctttcctcctctctgATTCCTGGCCACGCCCACACAGCCAGGTCCACCACAGTGACGTCACTGTGA